Within Eggerthella timonensis, the genomic segment GCACGCGGTCGATACGAAGAACTTTTTCCCTCTCGTGCGCTTGAAGGACATGACCCTGCGCCTGTCAGGTGTGTCGTCGGAAAGGTTGTTCTCCTTCCTGCAAGCCTCGACGCAGCGGCCACAACCGGAACACCTCGCAAGGCCAACAAGGAAGCCATACCGTTCGCCATCGTTTGCGGTTTTCGAGTTCGTCCCTTCAGCATGCGCTTCGGCATTGGAGGTAACGACACCCCCCAGAGCAAACGCACAAGCGCTCGCTGCCGACGCCTGCAGCAACACCCGACGCGTTACGCTCGTCTTTTCTCCCATGCTCTTCTACCTCCTTTCGATGTCAACGCGATGCAGTTTGTCTACTCTTCGACGTTGAACACCACGCTAGAAGCAAGGGAAGAGACTGTACCGTCTTCGGTAACCGCTCGAACGTCAAGCTTGTACTCGCCCGCCTTTTCGGCTACGTAATCAAAGTTCCAATACACCCAGTCCTCGGTATTGGAGGAAGAAGTGTCGAACGTTGTCCAGGTCTCTCCACCGTCGAGCGAGAACTCCACAGCGACAACCTGCGTTCCGCAGTCGTCGGCATACCCCTCGAAGGAAACCATGTCGCCAACCTTGAACACGTCCTGAACCGTGCTGAGGATGCTCACCTTGGCCCGATAGTCCGCATCCGGGCCCTCGACCTCGGGAACCTCGTCCGATACGGACAGCTCGATATCGGTAACCGCACGCGTGAAGTATTTCGCAACCGTATCGGGAATCCACGCCTGCAAACGCTCCCCATCAGAAAGCTTCTTATCGCCTATCTGGTAGACCAACATCGCTTCCTTTTCGGTCACGTAAGACAGCGGCAGCGGAAGCCCATACCCTTCTTTATCCTTGAACGTGATGGTGTTGACCTCGGGAGCGATATCCACCAAGGAAAGCATGTCAGACACCTTA encodes:
- a CDS encoding molybdopterin-dependent oxidoreductase; translation: MKHAMGARVLGCTVGAGLVLSGIGAVGPQLAMAASSQDLGPNQVLQRNAVDYDKIANVSGTFSFCQDRVTPTDDVFNLFGTAATTICAKPGYAFDAVSHESYYLNIGGNVEKVYTVSLDEIEQMDAQMKKEIRCTCGMSPAVAMASVTGVKVSDMLSLVDIAPEVNTITFKDKEGYGLPLPLSYVTEKEAMLVYQIGDKKLSDGERLQAWIPDTVAKYFTRAVTDIELSVSDEVPEVEGPDADYRAKVSILSTVQDVFKVGDMVSFEGYADDCGTQVVAVEFSLDGGETWTTFDTSSSNTEDWVYWNFDYVAEKAGEYKLDVRAVTEDGTVSSLASSVVFNVEE